Proteins encoded in a region of the Pseudomonadota bacterium genome:
- a CDS encoding branched-chain-amino acid aminotransferase, producing the protein MVTAASPHNPVWINGEIVAETEARVSVLDHGFLYGDSAYEAVRTFGGRPFLLDAHLRRLGRSAAGIGITLPNSVGVAVDDVLAASSGERLLRIIVTRGVGPLGYDIIADQPPTLIVLSRPMPTYPTAYYLDGLALAFVSVQRNHRNALDPSLKTSNLLNLRLAHMEARRAGADDAVILNARGEVTEASGSNIFAIRKATLFTPPHDAGILAGCTREFVLREIAPAIGMSVREEPMPPEALSDADEIFITSTTRSIHPVTRLDHKPVGEGRPGPLTRRLMRQFEARVGVPVFPEGSC; encoded by the coding sequence ATGGTCACCGCCGCCTCCCCCCACAACCCCGTCTGGATCAACGGCGAGATCGTTGCCGAGACCGAGGCACGCGTCTCGGTGCTCGATCACGGCTTTCTCTACGGCGACAGCGCCTATGAAGCCGTGCGCACCTTCGGGGGGCGCCCTTTTCTGCTCGATGCGCACCTGCGACGACTCGGTCGCTCGGCCGCCGGGATCGGAATCACACTCCCGAACAGCGTGGGCGTGGCGGTGGATGACGTTCTTGCGGCATCTTCCGGAGAGCGACTGCTCCGCATCATCGTGACCCGCGGGGTGGGCCCCCTGGGCTACGACATCATCGCCGACCAACCCCCCACCCTCATCGTCCTGTCACGACCGATGCCCACCTATCCGACCGCGTACTACCTCGACGGCCTCGCACTCGCATTCGTGAGCGTGCAGCGCAACCATCGAAATGCCCTCGACCCGTCCCTGAAGACCTCGAACCTGCTCAACCTGCGCCTTGCCCACATGGAAGCGCGGCGTGCCGGCGCGGATGACGCAGTGATCCTGAACGCACGCGGCGAGGTGACGGAGGCGTCTGGGAGCAACATCTTCGCGATCAGGAAAGCCACACTCTTCACTCCTCCGCACGACGCCGGGATCCTCGCGGGGTGCACGCGCGAATTCGTTCTTCGTGAGATCGCGCCCGCCATCGGCATGTCGGTGCGCGAAGAGCCGATGCCTCCGGAAGCACTGTCAGACGCCGACGAGATCTTCATCACCAGCACGACCCGTTCCATCCATCCGGTCACCCGCCTCGATCACAAGCCGGTGGGAGAGGGCCGCCCAGGGCCGCTGACTCGGCGCCTGATGCGCCAGTTCGAAGCACGAGTGGGGGTTCCCGTCTTCCCGGAGGGCAGCTGCTGA